The sequence below is a genomic window from Hyperolius riggenbachi isolate aHypRig1 chromosome 7, aHypRig1.pri, whole genome shotgun sequence.
CACTACCCATATGTTAccagtgcacactacactgcactaccacAACATAGCATGCGCTGCGCTCACACTACCCATATGTTACCAGTGCACACTACACAGCATTACCGCAGCATAGCATGTGCTGTGCTCACACTACCCATATGTTACCAGTGCACACTACACTACCACAACATAGCATGTGCTGCGCTCACACTACCCATATGTTAccagtgcacactacactgcactaccacAGCATAGCATGTGCTGCACTCACACTACCCATATGTTACCAGTGTACActacactaccgcagcatagcatgTGCTGCGCTCACACTACCCATATGTTAccagtgcacactacactgcactaccacAGCATAGCATGTGCTGTGCTCACACTACCCATATGTTACCAGTGTACACTACACTACCGAAGCATAGCATGCGCTGCGCTCACACTACCCATGTTAccagtgcacactacactgcactaccacAGCATAGCATGTGCTGCGTTCACACTACCCATATGTTACCAGTGCACActacactaccgcagcatagcatgTGCTGCACTCACACTACCCATATGTTAccagtgcacactacactgcactaccgcagcatagcatgTGCTGCACTCACACTACCCATATGTTAccagtgcacactacactgcactaccacAGCATAGCATGTGCTGCACTCACACTACCCATATGTTACCAGTGCACActacactaccgcagcatagcatgCGCTGCGCTCACACTACCCATATGTTACCAGTGCACActacactaccgcagcatagcatgCGCTGTGCTCACACTACCCATATGTTACCAGTGCACACTACACTACCACAGCATAGCATGCGCTGTGCTCACACTACCTATATGTTAccagtgcacactacactgcactaccacAGCATAGCATGTGCTGCGCTCACACTACCCATATGTTACTagtgcacactacactgcactaccatAGCATAGCATGCTGCGCTCACACTACCCATATGTTACTGGAGTGTAAACTCCCTTTCCCTCCTCCCatagcccctccccctcccatagcccctccccctcccatagCCCCTCCCCATGGAGACACATGACACGGGGGCCACACTGAAAAGTAACAAGAGATTTATTAGCAGGAGTTGAACCGTTACAGACGCGGATCCTTCCACCATTTCAGCCGCAATATTTCGGCTTCAGCTCTTCCACCAGCTTGATGTACGCGGCCCGAGCGTCCGCCTGCGACACACCTGCAATCAGGAGAAACAGCCAATCACaagaggggaagggggaggagtcacctgCCTGCGCACTTTCCTCAGCCAATAGCATGGTCAAAAACATGTTCCACTCATCAGTGTGTCGCTTGTGATTACAGGAAGACATTATATGGTGCCTGGATTGACCagctccccatgcctaacctggTACAGGGAGATGTGCAGCCAATCCACCACCTTGCTGTGCTGCCACCTCTACACAAACccctctccctgcctcccccccactACTACTACCCCTCCACAAACCTCTCACCCCCCTACATCCCCTCCTGCCTGCCCacgcaccaaccccccccccccccccagcctgcacaaacccctctccctgcctccccccccccctcactactGCCCCTCCACAAACTTCTCCCAACACCCCCCCATACCcttctccctgcctccccccccccactactaCTACCCCTCCACAaacgactcaccccactacatcCCCTCCtactgcctgccccccccccccctccagcctccacaaacccctccacctgccTGCCCCCCACAAACCTCTCCCACTACATCCCCTCCTACTGCCTGCTcccgccccccccatccctccagcctccacaaacccctccacctgccCGCCTCTCGCTACTACCCCTCCACAAACTTCTCCCAACACCCCCCCATacccctgtcctcctcccccccccccctccactacaACCCCACCATAtcccaaaattcacaaaaaagcTTTTTTGGCAGGACtagatacatttagcattgcaaaAGCAAAACCTTAGCATGGGAGGTGGTGGCTATGGGAATAATGGAAGGGTATAAGGGTGTTAGGGTATACTTATGAGGGTGTGGAGGATATAAGGgacagtatggggggggggggggggtttgattgAGGAGGGTGTAGGGGGGGGTATACAGTGCATGTGGTATCAGGTTCCTCTCcgttggtggcaggccgtgacatatcgggcagctatttgcacagttttttcctcttcccccagtaggatgtagagtttcctctcctcatctgtgaaggttaaatcctggatgtgggcggagagtctctggaagtgggcggtcctcacaggtgcgtatttgctgcagtgtagcaggaagtgggcttcatcctccaggaccccctggtcacattgcctgcacagtctctcctcccggggcttccatgtctgtctgtgttgtCCTGTctttctccaggctgtgggcactcagacggtacaggctcaaggcctgtctgtctttgtggtggtgtagcctctccagatatggagccattgtgtactccctctgtagtgattggtagacagtgagtttctgggagttctttatgtcacttctccattcctctatatattgttccttgcagctttctatagtctgttttatttgggcttttgtcagcctgtgttggtggccttggctgggctggctgctgatgctttgcttgagagcgcgtggtatggcctcgcccccctggctcagtgaggctttatggtggtaagtgctggggttgctgctctgtataagcgcccagtatgagagcgccctctgctggatagtcagccatagtggtatggcctcgcccccctggctcagtgaggctttatggtggtaagtgctggggttgctgctctgtatatgcgcccagtatgagagcgccctctgctggatagtctgccatagtggtatggcctcgcccccccctggctcagtgaggctttatggtggtaagtgctggggttgctgctctgtatatgtgtgcccagtatgagagcgccctctgctggatagtcagccatagtggtatggcctcgcccccctggcccagtgaggctttatggtggtaagtgctggggttgctgctctgtatatgcggccagtatgagagcgccctctgctggatagtcagccatagtggtatggcctcgcccccctggctcagtgaggctttatggtggtaagtgctggggctgctgtgtgtgcacccagtatgagagtgccctctgctggatagtcagccataatggtatggcctcgcccccctggctcagtgaggctttatggtggtaagtgttggggttgctgctctgtatatgtgtgcccagtatgagagcgccctctgctggatagtcagccatagtggtatggcctcgcccccctggctcagtgaggctttatggtggtaagtgctggggttgctgctctgtatatgtgtgcccagtatgagagcgccctctgctggatagtcagccatagtggtatggcctcgcccccctggctcagtgaggctttatggtggtaagtgttggggctgctgctctgtatgtgtgcccagtatgagagcgccctcttctggatagtcagccatagtggtatggcctcgcccccctggctcagtgaggctttatggtggtaagtgctggggatgctgctctgtatatgcggccagtatgagagcgccctctgctggatagtcagccatagtggtatggcctcgcccacctggctcagtgaggctttatggtggtaagtgctggggctgctgctctgtatatgggcccagtatgagagcgccctctgctggatagtcagccatagtggtatggcctcgcccacctggctcagtgaggctttatggtggtaagtggtggggctgctgctctgtatatgcgcccagtatgagagcgccctctgctggatagtcagccatagtggtatggcctcgcccccctggctcagtgaggctttatggtggtaagtgctgagactgctgctctgtatatgcgcccagtatgagagcgccctctgctggatagtcagccatagtggtatggcctcgcccacctggctcagtgaggctttatggtggtaagtgctggggttgctgctctgtatatgcgcccagtatgagagcgccctctgctggatagtcagccatagtggtatggcctcgcccccctggctcagtgaggctttatggtggtaagtgctggggctgctgctctgtatatacgcccagtatgagagcgccctctgctggatagtcagccatagtggtatggcctcacccccctggctcagtgaggctttatggtggtaagtgctggggttgctgctctgtatatgtgcccagtatgagagcgccctctgctggatagtcagccatagtgatatggcctcggctccctggctcagtgaggctttatggtggtaagtgctggggctgctgctctgtatatgcggccAGTATGAgagagccctctgctggatagtcagccatagtggtatggcctcgcccccctggctcagtgaggctttatggtggtaagtgctggggttgctgctctgtatatgcggccAGTATGAgaccgccctctgctggatagtcagccatagtggtatggcctcgcccccctggctcagtgaggctttatggtggtaagtgctggggttgctgctctgtatatgtgcccagtatgagagtgccctctactggatagtcagccatagtggtatggcctcgcccccctggctcagtgaggctttatggtggcaagtgctggggttgctgctctgtatatgcgcccagtatgagagcgccctctgctggatagtcagccatagtgatatggcctcggctccctggctcagtgaggctttatggtggtaagtgctggggttgctgctctgtatatgtggccagtatgagagcgccctctgctggatagtcagccatagtggtatggcctcgcccccctggctcagtgaggctttatggtggtaagtgctggggttgctgctctgtatatgtggccagtatgagagcgccctctgctggatagtcagccatagtggtatggcctcgcccacctggctcagtgaggctttatggtggtaagtggtggggctgctgctctgtatatgcgcccagtatgagagcgccctctgctggatagtcagccatagtgatatggcctcggctccctggctcagtgaggctttatggtggtaagtgctggggttgctgctctgtatatgcgcccagtatgagagcgccctctgctggtcagtcagccatagtggtatggcctcgcccccctggctcagtgaggctttatggtggtaagtgccgggggttgctgctctgtatatgcggccagtatgagagcgccctctgctggtcagtcagccatagtggtatggcctcgcccccctggctcagtgaggctttatggtggtaagtgttggggttgctgctctgtatatgtgcccagtatgagagtgccctctactggatagtcagccatagtggtatggcctcgcccccctggctcagtgaggctttatggtggtaagtgctggggctgctgctctgtatgtgtacccagtatgagagcgccctctgctggatagtcagccatagtggtatggcctcgcccccctggctcagtgaggctttatggtggtaagtgctggggttgctgctctgtatatgcgcccagtatgagagcgccctctgctggatagtcagccatagtggtatggcctcgcccccctggctcagtgaggctttatggtggtaagtgccggggctgctgctctgtatatgcgcccagtatgagagcgccctctgctggatagtgtgccatagtggtatggcctcgcccccctggctcagtgaggctttatggtggtaagtgccgggggttgctgctctgtatatgtgcccagtatgagagtgccctctactggatAGTCAGctttagtggtatggcctcgccaccctggctcaatgaggctttatggtggcaagtgctggggttgctgctctgtatatgcggccagtatgagagcgccctctgctggatagtcagccttgcctcgcccccctggctcagtgaggctttatggtggtaagtgctggggttgctgctctgtatatgtggccagtatgagagcgccctctgctggatagtcagccatagtggtatggcctcgcccacctggctcagtgaggctttatggtggtaagtgctggggctgctgctctgtatatgggcccagtatgagagcgccctctgctggatagtcagccatagtggtatggcctcgcccacctggctcagtgaggctttatggtggtaagtgctggggctgctgctctgtatgtgtacccagtatgagagcgccctctgctggatagtcagctttagtggtatggcctcgccaccctggctcagtgaggctttatggtggtaagtgctggggttgctgctctgtatatgcatccagtatgagagcgccctctgctggatagtcagccatagtggtatggcctcgccccctggctcagtgaggctttatggtggtaagtgctggggctgctgctctgtatgtgtacccagtatgagagcgccctctgctggatagtcagctttagtggtatggcctcgccaccctggctcagtgaggctttatggtggtaagtgctggggttgctgctctgtatatgcatccagtatgagagcgccctctgctggatagtcagccatagtggtatggcctcgccccctggctcagtgaggctttatggtggtaagtgctggggctgctgctctgtatgtgtacccagtatgagagcgccctctgctggatagtcagctttagtggtatggcctcgccaccctggctcagtgaggctttatggtggtaagtgctggggttgctgctctgtatatgcatccagtatgagagcgccctctgctggatagtcagccatagtggtatggcctcgcccccctggctcagtgaggctttatggtggtaagtgccggggctgctgctctgtatatgcgcccagtatgagagcgccctctgctggatagtcagccatagtgggaacctgcctagctctgcccggcaagctgagtttgaagtgcttcgatggacttggaggagatacttgcagaactctagatggaagatttctgttgggctggagtccctttttgattggtcagggtaggtgaccgggccccatacctcactgctatagagcaggattggggtgatgatgctgtcgaatatctttgcccTCACTCTCACTGGTGGctttaggtggtaaagctgtcttctgatggcataaaatgttctgcaggctttgtctttcagggcctgtactgctggtttaaagctccctgattggttgatctccagccccaggtaggtgtagctgttagtggacaccagtggggagccatttaatataaatgaggaggtgggggttttatttccattcttcctctggaacaccatcacttttgtcttctttgggttgatgggcagtgcccatgtggtacagaaactctccaatactgacaggctgtcctgtagtcctttctctgttggggagagcagcacaaggtcatctgcatacagcagggacttcacctcacggtcatgcaggaggaggcctggagctggggaggattccagggctaaagccagttggttaatgtatatgttaaagagtgttgggctcagactgcagctctgcctgactcctcgaccctgcttgaaaaacgcacttctcttcccatctactttcacactgcattggttcccagtatatgaactctcgatgacatcataggtttttcctcctattcTGCTCTCTAGGAGTTATagtaaaaggcctgggtgccacaccgagtcaaacgccttcttaaaaatcaacaaagcaagcatgcattttgccacgtgagatgtggacatgggtcttgatgaggctgtgcagtgtgtatgtggtcggtggtgtggtgtatttggcgtgtgagctgtggacatgggtcttgatgaggctgtgcagtgtgtagatgtggtcggtggtgtggtgtatttggcgtgtgagctgtggacatgggtcttgatgaggctacgcagtgtgtagatgtggtcggtgctgTAGTGTATTTTGCCGTGTGAgtagtggacatgggtatgatggggctgtgcagtgtgtagatggggtcggtggtgcggtgtattttgccccgtgagctgtggacatgggtcttgacgaggctgtgcagtgtgtagatgtggtcagtgGTGCGGTAtatttgccacgtgagctgtggacatgggtcttgatgaggctgtgcagtgtgtagatgtggtcggtggtgcggtgtatttgccgcgtgagctgtggacatgggtcttgacgaggctgtgcagtgtgtggatgtggtcggtggtgcggtgtatttggcgtgtgagcagtggacatgggtatgatggggctgtgcagtgtgtagatgtggtcggtggcgcAGTATATTTGCTgcatgagctgtggacatgggtcttgatggggCGGTGCAGTGTgtggatgtggtcggtggtgcggtgcatttgccgtgtgagctgtggacatgggtatgatgaggctatgcagtgtgtagatgtggtcggtggtgcggtgcatttggcgtgtgagctgtggacatgggtatgatgaggctatgcagtgtgtagatgtggtcggtggtgcggtgcatttggcgtgtgagctgtggacatgggtcttgatggggctgtgcagtgtgtggatgtggtcggtggtgtggtgcatttgccgtgtgagctgtggacatgggtatgatgaggctgtgcagtgtgtagatgtggtcggtggtgcggtgcatttggcgtgtgagctgtggacatgggtcttgatggggctgtgcagtgtgtggatgtggtcggtggtgcggtgcaTTTGgcgtgtgagcagtggacatgggtcttgatggggctgtgctgtgtgtggatgtggtcggtggtgcggtgcatttgccgtgtgagctgtggacatgggtcttgatgaggctgtgcagtgtgtatgtggtcggtggtgtggtgtatttggcgtgtgagctgtggacatgggtcttgatgaggctgtgcagtgtgtagatgtggtcggtggtgcggtgtattttgccgtgtgagctgtggacatgggtcttgatggggCTGTGCAGtgcgtagatgtggtcggtggtgcagtATATTTGCCACGTGAGCAGTGTACATGGGTCTTGATGGGACTGTGGAGTGTgtggatgtggtcggtggtgcggtgtatttggcgtgtgagctgtggacatgggtatgatgaggctgtgcagtgtgtagatgtggtcggtggtgtggtgtatttggcgtgtgagctgtggacatgggtatgatgaggctgtgcagtgtgtagatgtggtcagtggtgtggtgtatttggcgtgtgagcagtggacatgggtatgatgaggctgtgcagtgtgtagatgtggtcggtggtgcggtgtatttggcgtgtgagctgtggacatgggtatgatggtgctgtgcagtgtgtagatgtggtcggtggtgcggtgcaTGTGCCGTGTGAGCTCTCTCCCCACATCGTTACAAATCGCGCACCCACGCAACAGAACACTCAGTGATGACACTTCCTACAATAAACACGACACTGGGTGACCCGATACAGAGAGGGTGCACCCCCCACCAACACTCAGACAGACACCAGCTCCTCACCTTTCTTGGCATTCCAGGCGTCCCATTTGGCTTTTCCTTTGAAGTCCAACATCCCCGGCCGCGCTGTGGACACAGAAGATCAGAGAAGATATATAGTTAATGGCCGAACCAGAAATGAAACTCTTAACTTTCAAGCAAACAGGAAATGTGTGCAGCAATCCCATCCCTACAACACCGCGTGCCGCAGCAATCCCCTCCCTACAACACCACGTGCTGCAGCAATCCCATCCCTACATCACCGTGTGCAGCAGCAATCCCCTCCCTACAACACCACGTGCTGCAGCATACCCCTCCCTACAACACCGCGTGCTGCAGCAATCCCCTCCCTACACCACGTGCTGCAGCAATCCCCTCCCTACACCACGTGCTGCAGCAATCCCCTCCCTACACCACGTGCTGCAGCAATCCCCTCCCTACACCACGTGCTGCAGCAATCCCCTCCCTACACCACGTGCTGCAGCAATCCCCTCCCTACACCACCACGTGCTGCAGCAATCCCCTCCCTACACCACCACGTGCTGCAGCAATCCCATCACTACACCACGTGCTGCAGCAATCCCATCCCTACAACACCACGTGCTGCAGCAATCCCATCCCTACAACACCACGTGCTGCAGCAATCCCATCCCTACAACAACACATGCTGCAGCAATCCCATCCCTACACCACCACGTGCTGCAGCAATCCCATCCCTACAACACCGAATGCTGCAGCAATCCCATCCCTACAACACCGCGTGCCGCAGCAATCCCATCCCTACAACACCGCGTGCTGCAGCAATCCCATCCCTACAACACCACGTGCTGCAGCAATCCCATCCCTACAACACCGCGTGCTGCAGCAATCCCATCCCTACAACACCGCGTGCTGCAGCAATCCCATCCCTACAACACCACGTGCTGCAGCAATCCCATCCCTACACCACCGCGTGCTGCAGCAATCCCATCCCTACACCACCGCGTGCTGCAGCAATCCCATCCCTACACCACCGCGTGCTGCAGCAATCCCATCCCTACACCACCGCGTGCTGCAGCAATCCCATCCCTACACCACCGCGTGCTGCAGCAATCCCATCCCTACACCACCGCGTGCTGCAGCATACCCCTCCCTACAACACCGCGTGCTGCAGCAATCCCCTCCCTACACCACGTGCTGCAGCAATCCCCTCCCTACACCACGTGCTGCAGCAATCCCCTCCCTACACCACGTGCTGCAGCAATCCCCTCCCTACACCACGTGCTGCAGCAATCCCCTCCCTACACCACGTGCTGCAGCAATCCCCTCCCTACACCACGTGCTGCAGCAATCCCCTCCCTACACCACGTGCTGCAGCAATCCCATCCCTACAACACCACGTGCTGCAGCAATCCCATCCCTACAACACCACGTGCTGCAGCAATCCCATCCCTACAACACCACATGCCGCAGCAATCCCCTCCCTACACCATCACGTGCCGCAACAATCCCATCCCTACAACACCGCGTGCCGCAGCAATCCCATCCCTACAACACCGAATGCTGCAGCAATCCCATCCCTACAACACCACGTGCTGCAGCAATCCCATCCCTACAACACCGCGTGCTGCAGCAATCCCCTCCCTACAACACCGCGTGCTGCAACAATCCCATCCCTACAACACCACGTGCTGCAGCAATCCCCTCCCTACAACACCACGTGCTGCAGCAATCCCCTCCCTACAACACCACATGCTGCAGCAATCCCCTCTCTACAACACCGCGTGCTGCAGCAATCCCCTCCCTACAACACCGCGTGCTGCAGCAATCCCCTCCCTACAACACCGCGTGCTGCAGCAATCCCATCCCTACAACACCACATGCTGCAGCAATCCCCTCCCTACAACACCGCGTGCCGCAGCAATCCCCTCCCTACAACACCACGTGCTGCAGCAATCCCATCCCTACAACACCACGTGCTGCAGCAATCCCATCCCTACAACACCGCATGCTGCAGCAATCCCATCCCTACACCACATGCTGCAGCAATCCCATCCCTACACCACCACGTGCTGCAGCAATCCCCTCCCTACAACACCACATGCTGCAGCAATCCCATCCCTACAACACCGCGTGCCGCAGCAATCCCATCCCTACAACACTGAATGCTGCAGCAATCCCATCCCTACAACACCACGTGCTGCAGCAATCCCATCCCTACACCACCACGTGCTGCAGCAATCCCATCCCTACACCACCACGTGCTGCAGCAATCCCATCCCTACAACACCGCGTGCCGCAGCAATCCCATCCCTACAACACCGCGTGCCGCAGCAATCCCATCCCTACAACACTGAATGCTGCAGCAATCCCATCCCTACAACACCACGTGCTGCAGCAATCCCCTCCCTACACCACCACGTGCTGCAGCAATCCCATCCCTACACCACCACGTGCTGCAGCAATCCCATCCCTACAACACCGCGTGCCGCAGCAATCCCATCCCTACAACACCGCGTGCCGCAGCAATCCCATCCCTACAACACTGAATGCTGCAGCAATCCCATCCCTACAACACCACGTGCTGCAGCAATCCCCTCCCTACACCACCACGTGCTGCAGCAATCCCATCCCTACAACACCGCGTGCCGCAGCAATCCCATCCCTACAACACCGCGTGCCGCAGCAATCCCATCCCTACAACACCGCGTGCCGCAGCAATCCCATCCCTACAACACCACGTGCTGCAGCAATCCCATCCCTACAACACCACGTGCTGCAGCAATCCCATCCCTACACCACCACGTGCTGCAGCAATCCCATCCCTACAACACCGCGTGCCGCAGCAATCCCATCCCTACAACACCGCGTGCCGCAGCAATCCCATCCCTACAACACCGAATGCTGCAGCAATCCCCTCCCTACAACACCACGTGCTGCAGCAATCCCATCCCTACAACACCGAATACTGCAGCAATCCCCTCCCTACAACACCGCGTGCCGCAGCAATCCCATCCCTACACCACCACGTGCTGCAGCAATCCCCTCCCTACAACACCACATGCTGCAGCAATCCCATCCCTACAACACCGCGTGCTGCAGCAATCCCATCCCTACACCACCACGTGCTGCAGCAATCCCATCCCTACAACACCGAATGCTGCAGCAATCCCATCCCTACAACACCGCGTGCCGCAGCAATCCCATCCCTACAACACCGCGTGCTGCAGCAATCCCATCCCTACAACACCACGTGCTGCAGCAATCCCATCCCTACAACACCGCGTGCTGCAGCAATCCCATCCCTACAACACCGCGTGCTGCAGCAATCCCATCCCTACAACACCACGTGCTGCAGCAATCCCATCCCTACACCACCGCGTGCTGCAGCAATCCCATCCCTACACCACCGCGTGCTGCAGCAATCCCATCCCTACACCACCGCGTGCTGCAGCAATCCCATCCCTACACCACCGCGTGCTGCAGCAATCCCATCCCTACACCACCGCGTGCTGCAGCAATCCCATCCCTACACCACCGCGTGCTGCAGCATACCCCTCCCTACAACACCGCGTGCTGCAGCAATCCCCTCCCTACACCACGTGCTGCAGCAATCCCCTCCCTA
It includes:
- the DBI gene encoding acyl-CoA-binding protein, yielding MCEADFQKAAEEVKQLKTSPSDAELLELYAYFKQATVGDCNTARPGMLDFKGKAKWDAWNAKKGVSQADARAAYIKLVEELKPKYCG